Proteins from a single region of Desulfolutivibrio sulfoxidireducens:
- a CDS encoding FlxA-like family protein has product MSISEEGKKLASSSEAFAVAQGASEADDDEDSTAAKVKQRIKDVQARIKEIQEQIRAVEEENLSEEQKERKIQMLQEQLVQYQSQLAELQKKLTGSSRAPGGTPAEGMSSSLT; this is encoded by the coding sequence GTGTCCATCTCCGAGGAGGGGAAAAAGCTGGCCTCGTCCTCGGAGGCGTTCGCCGTCGCGCAGGGGGCTTCCGAGGCCGACGACGACGAAGACTCCACTGCGGCCAAGGTCAAGCAACGGATCAAGGATGTTCAGGCGAGAATCAAGGAGATCCAGGAACAGATTCGCGCGGTCGAGGAGGAGAACCTGTCCGAGGAGCAGAAAGAGCGGAAAATCCAAATGCTGCAGGAGCAACTGGTCCAGTACCAGTCCCAGTTGGCGGAGTTGCAGAAGAAACTGACCGGTTCCTCCCGGGCCCCTGGCGGGACACCGGCCGAGGGCATGTCCTCGTCCCTGACCTGA